GAGGCGCGCGCGGCACGCTATCCGGTCGCGGAGGCGCTGTTCATCTCGCACGGCCCCAAAGCGAACGGCAAGCGACTCTCGGCGGTATCGGCCTGGCGCGTGGTGAAGGAGGCGGCGCACTGGCTGGCCGACGAGCGCGCGGCGGAAGGCGCCGCCGAGAAGGAGGTCGCGGCGATTCGCGCCGTATCGCCGCACGGCCTGCGCCATTTTCTGGCCCAGGCGTTGCTCGATGCCGATGCCGAGTACAAAGACATCGCGGAGCTGCTCGGCCACAGCTCGACGGTGGTCACGGAGCAGGTCTATGCCCGCCCGGATGAGCAGCGCACGCACGAGCTGGTCGACACGTTAGCGCCGCGTCCGCTGCTGGGAGCGCGCAAGCGAAAGGCGTGAGAGGCAGCGGACGTGCATGTCGACTCGCGCCGGGGGCTGATCCGAGCCAATCAGGAACCGCCCTTTTCGGCGGCGACGATCGGACCTTCTTCGCGTGCGCGATGCGCTTACCGGCTGCCTGCGCCTGACTCGTCGTGGGCCATCGAGCGCTGCGCGCACGCCAGCACCGCGTCGACGATCCCCTGATAGCCCGTACAGCGGCACAGGTGCCCGGCCAGCGCCCGACGAATCTCTGCTTCTGTCGGGTGCGGGTTGGTGTCCAGAAAGCTGCTCATCTGGACCACGATGCCTGGCGTACAGAAGCCGCACTGCAATCCATGATGCGCGCGCAGCGCGCGCATCAGCGGTGTGAGCCGCCCATCCGGCGCAAGCCCCTCGATGGTTGTGATCGTCTGACCATCGGCCTGCACGGCCAGCATGAGGCAGGAGCGAACGGCCTCTCCGTTCAGCAGCACGGTACACGCGCCGCAGATCCCTTGCTCACAGCCCAGGTGGGTTCCAGTCAATTCGAGATCCTCACGCAAACAGTCCGCAAGGGTCAGTCGCGGCTCAACCGACCGGGCATACGTCACGCCGTTCACGGTCAGCGTGATCGGGTGTTGATCGGGCATGGCTCACCTCCCTCAGTGACCGGCCTGGCGCAAAAGCTCCCGAATCCGAGGCGGGGTAAACGGCTGTTCGGTCACGCGCACGCCGAATGGAGCCAGCGCATCGGCAATCGCATTCATCACAGCAGGCACGGCCCCAAGCACGCCGCCTTCGCCCATTGGCTTCACCCCGTAGGGCGTCAGGGGCGAGGGAGTCACGATGTGCTCGATGCGCACCGCTGGCACGTCCGCTGCCGTGGGAAGCAGATAATCGGCGAGCGTCATCGCGAGCGGATGACCATCATGATCATACGCCAGGCGCTCGTATAAGACGCCGCCAATGCCCTGCACGGTCGCCCCCAGGATCTGCCCGTCGACGACCATCGGGTTGAGCATCGTGCCACAATCTTCGACCACGACATACCGGTCGATGCGTACCTGCCCGGTCGCAACATCCACCTCGACCACGCAGGCATGAGTCGCGTTGGAGAACGATGCAAAGGGTGGATCGTAGCGACCGATCGTTTCCAGGCCTGGCGTTTCTCCTTCCGGCAATCCGGCGAGGTGGAAATGCGCCGTATGCGCAATGTCCTTCAGCGTCACCTCGCGATCGGGCACGCCTTTCACCCCGACGCGCCCGCCACCACGTAGCTCCATGTCCTCAGGAGCCGCTTCCAGAAGATGAGCGGCGATGCGCAGGATCTTTTCGCGGATCGTACGGCTGGCGTGCGATGTCGCTCCGCTGCCGACGACGGCGCTGCGGCTGGATTGTGTCCCAGCGCCATACGGATCGCGCGCGGTATCTCCATACAGGATCGTCACGTCGGCCATATCAACGCCCAGCTCTTCAGCGACGACCTGAGCCAGGGTGGTATCCAATCCCTGGCCGTGGTTTAAGAGGCCGACCATCACCGTCACCTGACCGGTTGGCTCGACGCGCACCGTCGCGCTATCCCAGCCTGAGATCTCGCTCCCCATGCTGTGGTATACCTGATTGCTGAACGCGCCCGGCTCGATATACGTCGCGATGCCTAAGCCGAGATACCGACTCTGCTGGCGGGCCTGCGCCTGCTCGTGGCGAAACTGCGGGTAATCGATCAGGTCAAGGGCTTTTTCAAAGGCCTCGTCGATCGAAAGGAAGATCAGCGGAAAGCCCATCGTCGTCATGTAGGGCTGGTCCTCACGGCGAACGATATTTTTGCGCCGCACGTCGACCGAGTCCAGCCCTAGTTCGTGGGCGATCACCTCGATGATCCCCTCGCTGACCACGCTGTAGATATTGGGCGGGGCGCGGAACGGCCCAACCGGGCATTTGTTGGTCGCGACGGTGTACGCTTCAAAGCCATAGCTCGCAATGTTCCAGTGACCGGGGATATAGCTGGCGCCCAGATACGTGAACATCTGGGCGGGCAGCGGAATGGCAGGGTAGGCACCGGCATCGGTGAAGAGCCGCGACCGCATGCCCAGGATCGTACCGTCCGACCTGACCGCCGCCTCGATGTAGCACGTCTCTTCGCGCGCGTGGTGGCCCGCGCTGAGATTTTCAATGCGGTCTTCAATCCATTTCACGGGACGACCAAGCTCGCGAGCGATGAGACACAAGACCACATCTTCACGCTGTAAGATCGACTTTTGCCCGAAGCCGCCGCCGACATCCGGTGTGATCACGCGCAGCTTGTGCGCCGGGAGGCCAAGCAGCGCGGCGAGCATATCGCGCAGCTTATGCGGCGCCTGGGTCGAGGCATAATACAGCATGGCCTGCCGGGCAACATCCCAGTCGGCAATGCCGCCGCGTGTTTCGAGGGGCACATGCGTTTGACGATGCTGACGAAACACCGCCGACACGATCGTGTCGGCGGTCGCAAAGGCACCGGCGACATCGCCCATCTCTTGAGCGTACTGCGCGAGAATGTTGTCGCCGAGATCTTCGTCGACCAGGGGAGCACCAGCCGCAATCGCCTGTTCGGCGTCGATCACGACGGGCAGCCGCTCGTAATCGACCTCGATCAGGTCGAGCGCATCCTCGGCCACGTAGCGGCTGCTCGCGACGACAACCGCGATCGGATCGCCGACAAAGCGCACTTTGTCTACAGCCAGCGGGTAGCTCCGCGTCGTCTTTGTCACCGGCGGGTTGCCGACGATCATCATCGGCCGGGCCAGCTTACCGACGAGCATCTCGCCGGTGTACACGCCAAAGACGCCGGGCAGGGCTCGTGCCCGCGTGGTATCAATCCGCGTGAGACGCGCGTGGGCGTGGGGGCTGCGTAAGAACGCCACATGCGCCATGCGCGGCAGCTTGATGTCGGCAATGTACTGCCCCCGCCCAAGCAAAAAGCGTGGGTCTTCGACGCGCTGGACGCGGCGGCCAATGAAGCGGGGATCGGATTGCCCGGCTGTCGTCATCTCGATGCTCCGTATCAGTCTACCGTTGAATCCGTTGTCCGGCGCTGGTGTCAGGGACGAGGAGGCATCCCGGAGCCGCGACGCGCTCGCTGCGCTGCCTCGGTGAGCGCACGACCAGCCAGCACCGCCGCAACCTCTCGCCGGTAGGCCGCCGAGGCATGCATATCGCTCGGCGGGTCAAGCAGGGACGGAAGATCCGCCACGGCTGCGCGAATCGTCTGTGCATCCGGTCGCAGATCGATCAATCGCTGCTCGATCTGCGTCGCTCGTACGGCGGTATCTCCGACACCAAAGAGTCCCAGCCGCACATCCGAGCAGCAGCCGGACGCATCCAACGTCACTACGGCAATCACCCCAACGAGCGCCAGATCGTGCTGCCGAGGTGCGACCTCTTGAACCGACCAGCCCGTCTGATCTGGGAGATACGGCAGGCGAATTTCGGTCAAGATGTCCGTGGGTTGAAGCGCAGTGGTACACGCGGCGACGAAAAATGCATCGGGATCGAGCTGGCGCGTGCGACCATCCGCTCCCATGACAACGAACTGCGCGTCGACGACCTTCGCCAGGGCTGGAAGCTCTGCCGCCGGGTGCCCAAGTGCTACGCTCCCGCCGATCGTTCCACGATTGCGAATCGGAATATGTCCAACCCAGGACAACGTTTCCGCGAGCAGGGGCAAATGTTCGCGGACAGCCGGACTCTGCTCTGCGCTTCGCTGGCGGGTCATAGCGCCGATGCGAAGGCTCTGCTGGGCGGCCTGGATGTAGGCCAGCTCCGTGACGTGGTTCAGATCGATGATCACCGTGGGGCGTACCAGGCGGGCATTCATCAGCGGCATCAGGCTTTGCCCGCCTGCCATAAGCCTGGCCTCCGACCCATATTCTCTAACCAGCGCAAGCGATTCTTGGAGATTTGCTGGTGCGTAATACTCGAATGCCGACGGCTTCATGCGCGATCTCCTCACATGCACCGGTGAGACGGAACAGGACCACGGCAAGGCACCTGATGTGCGCAGCTACATTCTAGCACAGCGAGACACCATCAATCCAGCCGCGTGTGTACCAACGAGCCTGTACAGGCGCCGTCGCCCGGCGTCCGCGCCGCACGTGTGGGAGTAGGGCCATGCGCCGCCGGGCTTCACCCGCCTTAAGCCGTTGCCTCTTCTGCCGTCGCCGACAGCTCGTGCAGCAGCTTCCCGATCAAGACCTCGCGCTCCTGAAGCTGTGCCCGAAAGCTGCGCGTATCGGTCGCACGAATCTCGCTCCGGAGATCCGTGAGATACGTGGTGAGCACCAGGCGGAGCTGCGCTGCTTCTTCTGGGGTCAGCGTGAGCGTTACCATCTCTGCACCTCCTCGTCGTTAACGAGATCAGCATATCGTAGGCCGCGGGCTGTCGTCGTTCATCACGCGCAGCGATCAGACCGGCAACGCTGGCGATCCGTCTTCCTCTGGACCGAGCTCGCGGGTTTCGGCACACGTAGCTTCATCGACCAACGCCAACGCCGCAGGGCTGGCATATAAGCGCGCTGGCGATCCATTGCACGTGCCGGGGCTGAAGTCTGGTCGCTGAGCTTCTCTCCCACACCTGCCAGGTCGATGTTTGGTATGATAGTCCAACACTCGCGACGATCCGCCCATGACGATGAAGGCGTGCATCCTGACCACAACGCACGCCTCCATCCGATGGGTACGGTTCCACTCAGGAAGGAGGCGGCGGCTTCGCCCGGAGGGCGCCCGCTACCGCATGGGGCTGGGATTTCCACCGCCGATGTTGTATGAAGAAGCTGAACCTGGACATGCCCGCGACGCGACGCGATCCGGAGAGCGGCTATACGCTGCACGGTCGGCGGTTCGACGATCCGTACGCCTGGCTGGAGCGGCTCGACGACGCAGAAACGCAGGCATGGATCGCCGCGCAGGAAGCCGTCACGCACGCTGTGCTACGCACGGTGCCGGGACGCGACTGGCTGCGGGCAGCGGTCGCTCGCTCGGCGCGTCAGGCGCGGCTGTCGCCGCCGATCCGCAGCGGGCCGCACGGACGCGAGTTCCTCTGGCAGGCGGATGCCAGCGACGAGAAGCTGAAGCTCATGCTGCGGCGCGCCCCTGCGGCACCGCTTGAGACGGTGCTCGACCCCAACACCTGGGCGAGCGACAAGGCGCTGGTGTTCGCCGTGCCGTCTCCCGACGGCGCGCTGGTCGCGTTCGGGAAGTCCGTCGGCAGCACCCACGACGCGGTGATTCAGGTGCTCGATGTCGAGACGGGGCGGCTGCTGCGCGACCGGCCACGCGGTACGAGCCACACGTCGCTGACGTGGCGGCCCGACGCATCGGGGTTTTTCTATGCGGCGTGTCCCGATCCCGGCGAGGTGCCTCCGGGCGACGAGGCCCACTGGAACGCGATCTACGAGCACCGGCTCGGTTCGGACGCGCCAGCTCGCCGGATCTTCGGCGACGACCGTGTGAAGGAGTACTGGTGCTCCGTCAGCATCAGCGAGTGCGGACGCTTCGCCGTGCTGTACATGTGGGACTTCGTACACGCCAACGTCGTCTATCTGCTGCGCCTCGCCGACGACACGCTGGTGCCCGTGGCTCCCGCGATGCGCTCGATCAATCAGGTGCAGGTGATCGGCGAGTCGCTGCTCATCCATACCGACCTTGACGCGCCGCGTGGCCGTGCCTGCGTCGCGTCGCTCGCGGCACCGACGGAGTGGCGGACGCTCATTCCCGAAAGCGCGGACACGCTTCAGACAGTTGTCGGCGTCGGCGGGCGGCTCTACGCGGTCTACTCACATGCGGCGGCGCACCGTGTGCGCATCCACGCCGAGGACGGCGTCTATCTCCGCGACCTTGAGCTGCCGATGCTCGGCTCAGTGAATCGCAACGATGGATCAGGCATCATCAGCGGCGTTAGCGGCGCCTGGGGCGGCGATGACGTGTGGGTGAGCTTCGAGTCGTACGTGCAGCCACGCTCCGTGTATCGGTATGACTACGCCGCGAATCGCCTCTCACCATACGACGTGCCTGACGTTGGGATCGACCCAGCCGCGTACGTGACGAGCCAGGTCTGGTACGAGTCGCTCGACGGGACGCCCGTATCAATGTTCATCATCCACCGCAACGACCTGCCGCGCGACGGGTGCCAGCCCGTGCGTCTGAGCGGCTATGGAGGCTTCAACATCTCCGTTGAGCCGCGCTTTTCGGCGCTCAACGCCGCCTGGCTGAAGCTCGGCGGCGTACTGGCCTTCGCCAACGTGCGCGGCGGCGGCGAATACGGTCGCGCCTGGCACGAGGCGGCACGCGCCACACGGCGGCAGAACGCCTTCGACGATTATATCGCCGCAGCGCGCTGGCTCGTCGCGGCGGGCTACACAACGGCCTCCAGGCTCGCCTCGCGCGGCAACAGCAACGGCGGTCTGCTTGTCGCCGTCACCGCCATGCAAGCGCCCGAAGCCTTCGGAGCCGTGTTGTGCCGCGCGCCCACCCTCGATATGCTGCGCTTTCCACGATTCGGCCACATGAGCTCGGCGATCGTCGAATACGGCTCGCCCGACGATCCCGTCGAGGGCAGGTATCTCGCCGACTACTCGCCGTATCACAACGTGCGAGCCGATCGCCGCTATCCCGTGATGATGTTCGTGTCGGCGTTGAACGACCGCGTCGCGCCGCCCTACGATCCGCTCAAGATGGTTGCCAGGCTCCAGGCCGACGCCAAGCAGGGCGGACCCTATCTCCTGCTGCCGCTCCGAGACACAGGGCACGGCGGCGGCACCTCGCTGACGGCGCTCATCGAGCAGGACGTCGACGAGCTGAGCTTTTACTGCTTGGCGCTCGATGTCGCGCCACCCGCGCCGGACGAGGCCAGCCGCGCACCGTCGGCGGACGCGCAGTGAGCCAGGGAGCGCGGCGGCAGCGCTGTCGACAGACGGAACCGTCGCGCTCAAGCCACGGCTCCGTGTGCTGGCTGTGGACAGCCCGATCTCGCTGATGTTAACGGTGAGATCGGGCTGCGGTCATGACGCCTGTGGCGTCGGTCCTCCGGGCACAGCCGCACGACCGCGTGCTCTCGCCGTGCGTATTATGACAAGCTATGACCGCGTGTGCTCGCTCAAGCTTCTTTCGGATTCTCGCTCTCATCTCATAGGCTGCCAGGCAACGGGTCGTGGCCGTGATTCGGGTACGCTGCCTCTTCGCACCCAAACCGCCTCCGCCCCTCGTGTCCGCCGACGCGAGCCGTGAAACCACCATCCCGCGCGCATCTTCCCCTTCCGCGTGCGCAGATGTCGTCCGGCGTGACAGGCTGATGCCGGAAAGAAGTATAGGCGTCCTCGCACGCCGTGGATTGGCTCGGCCACGCCGCTCCCCGAAACCGGCGTGCCGTCACGGAAGCGCATCCACGGCATTCTGATGCCGTAGACAGGCGAGCCATGAGGCCCGACGCCTCGGATGCGCCATGTCGTTTTTTCGCAAGTCGCTTGATTCCGGCCCTGCGCCGACAGCGACGCGCTGCCCGTGAACTTGTGCAGATCGTACAAATCAGAAGCGGGTACATTTATATCGTCTGGCTATTGCCAACCAGCCGTCGACGCCGTAGGCTACTCCCACAACTCGTTGACGGACCCCTGATGGACGATCCTCGGCACTGCCTCGCGCGAGACGCCATCACTTCCCCTTGCGGATGCATGACGCATCCGTGCGCTTTCGTCAATCATCGGAACCAGCCTGCTACGACAGCTTCTGCTACGACAGCCTCTGCTATGACAGCCGAACGCACCGCTGCTGCTCCACATCGTCGGTACTACGCACTGCCGCACTGATCGCTGCGCGCCAGACGCGCCGCTGCATGATGTCAGCGCTCCGCGTCGGTTCCGCGCCGCTGCTATGGGCACGACATCAGAGGAGGTTTGTGATGGGAGTATTTGTCAGCGAGGGCGTCCCACGGCTGCTTCAAGCGATCGTCACGTTTGAAGGGCGCGGGCTGCGCGTGCCGCAGGCGCTCGATCTGCGCTACACGGTGCCGACCGGCAAGACATCGGGCATGTTCTATTTTCGGGGCGGCAGCACCGTCAGCGGCATGGTCAATGTCGCCGTGCTGCGCGACGGCCAGCCGATGCGCTACTTTCCGATCGCCGCCGATAGCACCGTCCACGTATCGCTGGCAATCGTCGAGGACCTGCCCGCTGGCACGCGGATCGAGATCTGCGCAGCCGGTGAGGGATCAGGCCTGTTGATCCTCGACATCGGCTTTCTCGAAGTCTAGCGGAGCGATGAGCGTGGCGCGTTTTCACAACATCGAGCATCAGGTCGTCGTCGAGACGCTGACGCACGCGAACGGCCTGGCCGTCGAGCGGGTGCGACGCTTCGACCACACCACCGCGCTGCCGACGTACGAGCGCTGGTCAGGCTGGGCATTTCGGATCATGCTCGGCGGGACACGTTATGTCGAGCATGACGCCCAGGTGTACACGCTTGCGCCCAGCTCGATCCTCTGGCAGAGCCCACTTGATCATCCCGTGCGGCTGCGCGCGCTGCCTGGCACGAGCGCCGACCACCTCGTGGTGCGATGGAGCGACCGGGGCTGGCGGCGCTGGCTCTCGATGCAGCCCGGCTTCGCGCAGCGCCACGAGACGCTGATGATGCGCCGCCCGGTCGTGGCGCTTGGCGTCGCGCCGCCGCAAGTGCTGCTCGTCATCCGCGATCTGCTGGCGCTCAACGAGGCGCTCCGACCGTCGGCATACGCGATGCAGCAGCACGCCGCCCTGCTGCTGCATCTGCTCGGCGGCCTCCACTTCGACCGGCACCCGCACGCCGCACCGCCTGAGCAGCGCCGACGGGTCGAGGCGGCCCAGGCGTACCTGGCGCGCGACCTGTCGCAGCCGCCGAGCCTGATCGAGCTGGCGTCCGCGCTCAACGTGAGTCCGCGCCAGCTTCAACGCGATTTTGTCACCTGCACCGGCCTCACACCGCGACGCTATCTCAACATTATGCGGCTCAGCGAGGCCAACGCGCTGCTGTCCGAAACCAACCTGCCGATCGCGACGATCGCGGCACGGCTTGGCTATGTCAGCCAGACCCATTTCAGCACTGCATTTCGCCAGGTGTACCAGTGCAGCCCGCGCCAGCTTCGCGCGGCAATGCATGGACAGGTTGGCGAAGAAGCGGACGAATAGACATGACCTGGAGGAGGAACCCGTGATGAGTCAGACACCGATCGAACAGATAAAGGCGGCCAAAGACGGCCTCGCGGTCTTGCCCGACATCTACCGCTATGCCCGCGAAGGCTTCGCCGCGATTCCGGCAGACGATCTGGAGCGCATGAAGTGGTACGGCCTGTTCCATCGCAAGCAGACGCCCGGCTACTTTATGATGCGCCTTCGCCTGCCAAACGGCATCGTCTCCAGCGCGCAGCTACGGACCCTGGCCGGTATCGCCCGCGATGTTGGACGCGGCAGCATCGATCTGACGACGCGCCAGAACGTGCAGCTCCGCTGGATCGAGATCGAGCATGTGCCGGAGATCTTTGAGCGGCTGCACCAGGCTGGCATCAGCGCGCAGCAGACGGGCCTGGATAACTACCGCAACGTGATGGGCTGTCCGCTGGCGGGGCTGCATGAGGCTGAGGTCTTCGACGCCGCGCCGATCGCCCGCGCCGTCTCGCTCGCGCTGCTGGGACGCGAGTTCAGCAATCTTCCGCGCAAGTTCAACATGTCGATCAGCGGTTGCCGCCACGACTGTGCGCACAGCCGCTCCAACGACATCGGCCTGACGCCTGCGGTCACGCACCGCAGCGGCTTTGAGGTGCGCGGCTTCAACATCAGTCTGGGCGGCGCGCTCGGCGGCACCTGGCCGCAGCTCGGCCAGCCCATCGATGTGTTTCTGCGTCCCGAACAGGCGCTGCCGTTCTGCCGCGCCGTGCTGAGCGTGTTCCGCGATCACGGCAGCCGCGAAAAGCGAACCGAGGCGCGGCTCAAGTGGCTGATCCACGAGTGGGGCAAGGAGCGCTTCCTCGCCGAGGTCGGGCGTGCGTTTGGGCAGCCGTTCGAGCCTGCGGGCGAGTCGCTGCTGATCGAGCACAACGGCGATCATATCGGCGTGCAGCCACAGCGCGACCCCGGCTTCTTCGCCGTGGGATTGCTGGTGCCGGTGGGCCGTACCAACGCCGAGCAGATCGACGAGCTGGCCGATCTTGCCGAGATGTACGGCACCGGCGAGGTCCGGCTCACCGCCGATCAGAACGTGATCATCCCCCATGTGCATGAGTCGATCCTGGAGCGTCTGCTGCAAGAGCCGCTGCTGACCGCCTGGCTGGTCGATCCGCCCGGCGCGCTGCGCGGCCTGTCGAGCTGCACCGGCAAGGACTTTTGCCATTTCGCGCTCAACGATACCAAGGGCCTGGCGCTCCAGATCGCGCAAGAGCTGGCGGCGCTCTGCCCTGGCCGCGAGCGTATCGACATCAAGGTTTCAGGCTGCGTCCATGCGTGCGGACAGCATCACATCGGGCAGATCGGCTTGCAGGCGCAGCGCATCCGCCAGGAAGACGGCACGATCGTCGACGGCTTCGATCTCTTCGTCGGCGGTGGTCACGATCGCCTGGCCGAGCTGCACGAGCGCAAGGTTCCCGCCGATCAGGTGGCCCGGCGCATCGCCGAGGAGCTGGCACAGATGGAACCGGATGAGCTGGCGCTGGTCGCCGAGGTGTGAGGCTATGACCGAAGCAACCGAAACGCTGGTGCGCTCGCAATGTCCCTACTGCGGCGTGGGCTGCGGCATTCAGCTTACCGTCCGCGATCGGCAGATCGTGCGCGTGCAGGGCGATCCGCGCCATCCGGCGAACGCGGGCAAGCTCTGCATCAAGGGCGCGACCCTGGATCAGGTGCTCGACACGCCCAATCGCCTGCTGCAGGCGCTGCATCGTCCGGCGCGGTGGGACGATCTCGCGCCGCTCCCGCTCGATCACGCCCTGGATGCTGCGGCAGACGGGCTGCGCCGGATGCTGGCGGAGCACGGGCCGAGCGCCGTCGCCTTCTACGTGTCGGGCCAGCTCACCACCGAGACGACCTACCTGATCAACAAGTTCTGTAAGGGGCTGCTCGGCACCAACACGATCGATGCCAACTCGCGGCTATGCATGGCGAGCGCTGTCGCCGGATACACGCTGGCGTTCGGCAGCGACGGCCCGCCCTGCTCGTATGCCGACATCGAGGCGGCAGATGCGTTCTTCATCTGGGGCAGCAACACCGCCGAGTGCCATCCGATCGTCTACCGCCGCGTCGAGAAGCAGGTCCGGCAGCACGGCGCGAAGCTCGTGGTGGTCGATCCCCGCTGTACCGCGACGGCCAGGTATGCCGATCTGCACCTGCCGATCCAGCCCGGCGGCGATACCGCCCTGCTGAATGGGCTGCTGCACATCCTGATCCGCGATGGCGCATACGATCCGGACTTCATCGGGCAGCATACCGAGGGCTGGGAGGCGGTCGTCGCCGCAGCGCAGGATTGGACGCCTGAGGCGACGGCGCAGGCAACCGGCTTGCAAGCCGAGCAGATCGAGTACGCGGCAGCGCTCTTTGCCCAGAGCGAGCGGACGCTGAGCCTGTGGAGCATGGGCGTCAACCAGAGCCGCAACGGCGTCGCCAAGGTCACGGGCATCATCAATCTCCACCTCGCCACGGGCAAGATCGGCCTGCCCGGCAGCGGCCCGTTTTCGCTCACGGGCCAGCCGAATGCGATGGGTGGCCGTGAGACGGGCTACCTCGCGCATCAGCTGCCTGGCTACCGGCAGATCGCGAATCCGCAGCATCGCGCCGAGATCGAAGCGTTCTGGGATCTGCCGCCCGGCGCGATCGATCCACAGCCGGGACCGCCCGCGATCGAGATGTTCCAGCGCCTCGCCGACGGGACGATCAAGGCCATCTGGATCATCGGCACCAATCCCCTGGCGTCGCTGCCGCATAGCGCGATGGTCGAGCGGGCGCTGAGTCGTGCGGATCTGGTGATCGTGCAGGAGGCCTATGCCACGAGCGCGACGCTGCGCTACGCCGATATTGTCCTGCCGGCGGCGCAGTGGGCCGAGCAAGACGGCACGTTTACCGCGTCGGATCGGCATGTGACGCTGCTGAACAAAGCGATCGACCCGCCTGGCGAGGCGCGTCCCGACTGGCAGCTCGTGCAGGCCGTGGCACATCGCCTGGGCTACGGCGATCGGCTTGCCTACCCGGATGCCGCCGCGATCTTTGACGAGTTCCGGCAGATCGCCCACGGCGACTCGCCGCTCGACCTGCGTGGCGTCAGCCATGCGCGGCTGCGCGCGGGTCCGCTCCAGTGGCCGTGCCCCGACGACGATCATCCGGGGACGCCCCGGCTGTACGGCGATGGCCGCTTCGCGACGCCGAGCGGACGGGCGCGCTTTCATCCTGCCAGCTTTGTGCCGCCCGCCGAGCAGCCCGACATCGAGCATCCCTTCTGGCTCACGACCGGTCGCGTGCTGGAGCAGTGGCATACGCGCACCCGCACCAGCCAGGTGCCGAAGCTTAACCACAAGGCAGCGCACAGCTACGTGGAGATCCACCCGGTGGATGCGCTCGCGCTCGGCCTCGGCGATGGCGATCGCGTGACGCTGGTCGGGCGGCGCGGCGACTGTACGAGCATCCTCCGCATCAGCGATCAGATCGCGCCGGGCACGCTCTTCATGCCGATCCACTGGGAGGACGCCAATCCCAACCGGCTGACGAATCCGGCGATCGATCCCCGCAGCAAGCAGCCGGAGCTGAAGGCCTGCTCGGTTCAGCTTCTGCCGGTTGCAGAACTACCGACGCTCGCGCCGCAGCGGGAGCGGGTACGGGTCGCGGCGAGCGATAGGGCCGGGCTTCACGGCGTACGTGCGCCACACAAGGAGGAACGATGACCAGCTTACAGGGAGCGGTAGTCGCGCTGCTCGAAGCGCGCATGAGCAGCGAGCTTGCCAGCCTTGTCCTGCGGCACGGCGGCGAGCCGCTGTGCGTACCGGCGGTGCGGGAGTCAGGGCGATCCTGTACCGCCGAGGTGAGTCGGCTGATCGACGGTGTCAGCGCTGGCACCTACACCATGCTGATCTGCGCGACGGGCGTCGGCGTGGAGACGCTGATGC
The sequence above is drawn from the Herpetosiphonaceae bacterium genome and encodes:
- a CDS encoding (2Fe-2S)-binding protein, giving the protein MPDQHPITLTVNGVTYARSVEPRLTLADCLREDLELTGTHLGCEQGICGACTVLLNGEAVRSCLMLAVQADGQTITTIEGLAPDGRLTPLMRALRAHHGLQCGFCTPGIVVQMSSFLDTNPHPTEAEIRRALAGHLCRCTGYQGIVDAVLACAQRSMAHDESGAGSR
- a CDS encoding molybdopterin cofactor-binding domain-containing protein, with the protein product MTTAGQSDPRFIGRRVQRVEDPRFLLGRGQYIADIKLPRMAHVAFLRSPHAHARLTRIDTTRARALPGVFGVYTGEMLVGKLARPMMIVGNPPVTKTTRSYPLAVDKVRFVGDPIAVVVASSRYVAEDALDLIEVDYERLPVVIDAEQAIAAGAPLVDEDLGDNILAQYAQEMGDVAGAFATADTIVSAVFRQHRQTHVPLETRGGIADWDVARQAMLYYASTQAPHKLRDMLAALLGLPAHKLRVITPDVGGGFGQKSILQREDVVLCLIARELGRPVKWIEDRIENLSAGHHAREETCYIEAAVRSDGTILGMRSRLFTDAGAYPAIPLPAQMFTYLGASYIPGHWNIASYGFEAYTVATNKCPVGPFRAPPNIYSVVSEGIIEVIAHELGLDSVDVRRKNIVRREDQPYMTTMGFPLIFLSIDEAFEKALDLIDYPQFRHEQAQARQQSRYLGLGIATYIEPGAFSNQVYHSMGSEISGWDSATVRVEPTGQVTVMVGLLNHGQGLDTTLAQVVAEELGVDMADVTILYGDTARDPYGAGTQSSRSAVVGSGATSHASRTIREKILRIAAHLLEAAPEDMELRGGGRVGVKGVPDREVTLKDIAHTAHFHLAGLPEGETPGLETIGRYDPPFASFSNATHACVVEVDVATGQVRIDRYVVVEDCGTMLNPMVVDGQILGATVQGIGGVLYERLAYDHDGHPLAMTLADYLLPTAADVPAVRIEHIVTPSPLTPYGVKPMGEGGVLGAVPAVMNAIADALAPFGVRVTEQPFTPPRIRELLRQAGH
- a CDS encoding xanthine dehydrogenase family protein subunit M, translating into MKPSAFEYYAPANLQESLALVREYGSEARLMAGGQSLMPLMNARLVRPTVIIDLNHVTELAYIQAAQQSLRIGAMTRQRSAEQSPAVREHLPLLAETLSWVGHIPIRNRGTIGGSVALGHPAAELPALAKVVDAQFVVMGADGRTRQLDPDAFFVAACTTALQPTDILTEIRLPYLPDQTGWSVQEVAPRQHDLALVGVIAVVTLDASGCCSDVRLGLFGVGDTAVRATQIEQRLIDLRPDAQTIRAAVADLPSLLDPPSDMHASAAYRREVAAVLAGRALTEAAQRARRGSGMPPRP
- a CDS encoding prolyl oligopeptidase family serine peptidase codes for the protein MKKLNLDMPATRRDPESGYTLHGRRFDDPYAWLERLDDAETQAWIAAQEAVTHAVLRTVPGRDWLRAAVARSARQARLSPPIRSGPHGREFLWQADASDEKLKLMLRRAPAAPLETVLDPNTWASDKALVFAVPSPDGALVAFGKSVGSTHDAVIQVLDVETGRLLRDRPRGTSHTSLTWRPDASGFFYAACPDPGEVPPGDEAHWNAIYEHRLGSDAPARRIFGDDRVKEYWCSVSISECGRFAVLYMWDFVHANVVYLLRLADDTLVPVAPAMRSINQVQVIGESLLIHTDLDAPRGRACVASLAAPTEWRTLIPESADTLQTVVGVGGRLYAVYSHAAAHRVRIHAEDGVYLRDLELPMLGSVNRNDGSGIISGVSGAWGGDDVWVSFESYVQPRSVYRYDYAANRLSPYDVPDVGIDPAAYVTSQVWYESLDGTPVSMFIIHRNDLPRDGCQPVRLSGYGGFNISVEPRFSALNAAWLKLGGVLAFANVRGGGEYGRAWHEAARATRRQNAFDDYIAAARWLVAAGYTTASRLASRGNSNGGLLVAVTAMQAPEAFGAVLCRAPTLDMLRFPRFGHMSSAIVEYGSPDDPVEGRYLADYSPYHNVRADRRYPVMMFVSALNDRVAPPYDPLKMVARLQADAKQGGPYLLLPLRDTGHGGGTSLTALIEQDVDELSFYCLALDVAPPAPDEASRAPSADAQ
- a CDS encoding AraC family transcriptional regulator, with the translated sequence MARFHNIEHQVVVETLTHANGLAVERVRRFDHTTALPTYERWSGWAFRIMLGGTRYVEHDAQVYTLAPSSILWQSPLDHPVRLRALPGTSADHLVVRWSDRGWRRWLSMQPGFAQRHETLMMRRPVVALGVAPPQVLLVIRDLLALNEALRPSAYAMQQHAALLLHLLGGLHFDRHPHAAPPEQRRRVEAAQAYLARDLSQPPSLIELASALNVSPRQLQRDFVTCTGLTPRRYLNIMRLSEANALLSETNLPIATIAARLGYVSQTHFSTAFRQVYQCSPRQLRAAMHGQVGEEADE